A window of the Penaeus vannamei isolate JL-2024 chromosome 19, ASM4276789v1, whole genome shotgun sequence genome harbors these coding sequences:
- the LOC113821009 gene encoding uncharacterized protein, which translates to MSYSRSYLSTAVPSLRRIGNRYIVHFVRLADAEIRLLTDKVMDPCNQIRNFDFESAQNIADVNSSKKPFKLQLKVDTPVLDLQEAVPNLPRRYWSPSFKGKQLNKSCAHYPFYNQIRYNNGRWQIFSTSNGTFYLFGAYYDNRTTVDGPIVRVLGMMDRVVQQVSIFCQFWLFGQNKPVFAKVSGHTYIWTTFSHITYRLLRPCLLSCQMPSDYAHQVPESVSLVEQPCDTATTNLRVVNNRPPEGQTKDFAVCVKGLDIYHKDKSIFLVEWLETLYLLGADKVFMYDLQVHPNTAKVLKYYQETGFVDLTKLTLPGDQPNIPELSHHYLNTRILDKLLNELIPYNDCLYRNIYNYKYVVLLDIDEIIVPKNHSSWRTLMEVVVEQAFKENPVPRTSFDARNVYFLDSMIEKHGFFNDIPQYMHILQHVYRARNHTKPRHSVKCFHDTQLVLTLHNHYPSSCLGKCRYYSIPTEIAQLQHYRSECIDSLRQLCKNEFRKNTVLDTAIWKYKEPLIERVSATLKTLGFFGSNELSRK; encoded by the coding sequence ACTTCTTACAGATAAAGTAATGGATCCTTGTAATCAAATAAGAAATTTTGATTTCGAGAGCGCACAAAACATAGCAGATGTGAACTCGAGTAAGAAGCCCTTCAAATTACAGCTCAAAGTCGACACACCTGTGCTGGATCTCCAAGAAGCCGTGCCCAATCTGCCTAGACGGTATTGGTCCCCTTCATTCAAGGGCAAGCAACTCAACAAATCCTGTGCTCATTATCCCTTTTACAACCAAATCCGCTACAACAACGGTCGTTGGCAGATCTTTAGCACCTCCAACGGGACCTTCTACCTGTTCGGTGCGTATTATGACAACAGGACTACGGTAGATGGACCGATTGTGCGCGTTCTAGGAATGATGGACCGCGTCGTCCAGCAAGTCAGCATCTTCTGCCAGTTTTGGCTCTTCGGACAAAACAAGCCTGTGTTTGCAAAGGTGTCTGGCCACACTTACATATGGACCACCTTTAGCCATATCACATACAGATTACTTCGCCCTTGTTTGCTATCGTGCCAAATGCCATCTGACTATGCACATCAGGTGCCAGAGTCTGTGTCCCTCGTAGAGCAGCCGTGCGACACAGCCACAACAAACCTCAGGGTCGTTAACAATCGTCCACCAGAAGGTCAGACCAAAGACTTTGCTGTGTGCGTCAAAGGCCTCGACATTTATCACAAAGACAAAAGCATCTTCCTTGTCGAGTGGCTGGAGACACTCTACCTCCTGGGAGCTGATAAGGTGTTCATGTACGACCTGCAAGTGCACCCGAACACGGCCAAGGTCCTGAAGTACTATCAGGAAACCGGTTTTGTGGACTTGACCAAACTCACATTGCCCGGAGACCAGCCGAACATCCCTGAACTCAGCCATCACTATCTTAACACTAGAATTCTAGATAAACTTCTAAACGAACTCATCCCTTACAACGACTGCCTCTACAGAAATATCTACAATTACAAATATGTGGTTCTATTGGATATAGATGAGATTATCGTCCCAAAGAACCATTCTTCTTGGAGAACTCTGATGGAAGTTGTTGTCGAACAAGCTTTCAAGGAGAACCCGGTTCCGAGAACCTCCTTCGACGCACGCAACGTCTACTTCCTGGACTCCATGATAGAGAAACATGGCTTCTTCAATGACATTCCGCAATACATGCATATCCTCCAACACGTGTATCGAGCCAGGAACCACACCAAACCTCGTCACTCCGTCAAGTGTTTCCACGACACCCAGCTCGTCTTGACGCTTCACAACCACTATCCCTCTTCGTGTCTGGGAAAGTGTCGGTACTACTCCATCCCCACGGAAATAGCGCAGCTGCAGCATTACCGCAGTGAATGCATCGACTCACTGCGTCAGCTTTGCAAAAATGAATTCAGAAAAAATACAGTGCTGGACACGGCCATTTGGAAGTATAAGGAGCCGTTGATCGAGCGCGTCTCTGCTACCCTGAAGACTCTCGGGTTCTTTGGCTCCAACGAACTCAgtaggaaatga